A single region of the Onychomys torridus chromosome 11, mOncTor1.1, whole genome shotgun sequence genome encodes:
- the Cxcr4 gene encoding C-X-C chemokine receptor type 4 produces the protein MEGISIYTADNYSEELGSGDYDSNKEPCFRDENTHFNRIFLPTVYFIIFLTGIVGNGLVILVMGYQKKLRSMTDKYRLHLSVADLLFVITLPFWAVDAMADWYFGKFLCTAVHVIYTVNLYSSVLILAFISLDRYLAIVHATNSQRPRKLLAEKAVYLGVWIPALLLTIPDFIFADVSQGDGRYICDRLYPDSLWVVVFQFQHIMVGLILPGIVILSCYCIIISKLSHSKGHQKRKALKTTVILILAFFACWLPYYVGISIDSFILLEVIKQGCDFESLVHKWISITEALAFFHCCLNPILYAFLGAKFKTSAQHALNSMSRGSSLKILSKGKRGGHSSVSTESESSSFHSS, from the exons ATGGAAGGCATCAGT ATATATACTGCAGATAACTATTCTGAAGAACTAGGGTCGGGAGACTATGACTCCAACAAGGAACCCTGCTTCCGGGATGAAAACACCCATTTCAATAGGATCTTCCTACCCACCGTCTACTTTATCATCTTCTTGACTGGCATAGTGGGCAATGGGTTGGTGATCCTGGTCATGGGTTACCAGAAGAAACTAAGAAGCATGACCGACAAGTACAGGCTGCACCTGTCCGTGGCCGACCTCCTCTTTGTCATCACGCTTCCCTTCTGGGCAGTTGATGCCATGGCTGACTGGTACTTTGGGAAGTTTTTATGTACGGCTGTCCATGTCATCTACACTGTCAACCTCTACAGCAGTGTCCTCATTCTGGCCTTCATCAGCCTGGACCGGTACCTTGCCATTGTCCATGCCACCAACAGTCAGAGGCCAAGGAAGCTGCTGGCTGAAAAGGCAGTCTACCTGGGTGTCTGGATCCCTGCTCTTCTGCTGACCATCCCTGATTTCATCTTCGCTGACGTCAGCCAGGGGGACGGAAGGTACATCTGTGACCGCCTGTACCCTGATAGCCTGTGGGTAGTGGTATTCCAGTTCCAGCACATCATGGTGGGTCTCATCCTGCCAGGCATCGTCATCCTCTCCTGCTACTGCATTATCATCTCCAAGCTGTCACACTCCAAGGGCCACCAGAAGCGCAAGGCCCTCAAGACTACAGTCATTCTCATCCTGGCTTTTTTTGCCTGCTGGCTGCCATATTACGTCGGAATCAGCATCGACTCCTTCATCCTTCTGGAGGTCATCAAGCAAGGATGCGATTTCGAGAGCCTTGTGCACAAGTGGATCTCCATCACAGAGGCTCTCGCCTTCTTTCACTGCTGCCTGAACCCCATCCTCTATGCCTTCCTGGGAGCCAAATTCAAGACCTCTGCCCAGCACGCACTCAACTCTATGAGCCGAGGCTCCAGCCTCAAGATCCTTTCCAAAGGAAAGCGGGGTGGACACTCTTCTGTCTCAACAGAGTCAGAATCTTCAAGTTTTCACTCCAGCTAA